Proteins encoded in a region of the Candidatus Nitrosomarinus catalina genome:
- the npdG gene encoding NADPH-dependent F420 reductase: protein MKVGIIGGTGGMGKGFALRWSQNHDVIIGSRDATRASESAVEITNMAKEAFGEIKGTISGNDNVSVAKESDVLILSIPYENIDSVCSGILSEIKDSCVVVSPIVPMTKTDVGFECVSIKDNKPFSYKLVADHMKDKSKLVSAFHVISEKKLINPTLELDYDIFVCGDDKESVGIVNTLIDEIKGLRSIYLGPIELSYLAEMSTPLLLNAMIRNKIKNPGIKII, encoded by the coding sequence ATGAAAGTTGGAATAATTGGAGGAACAGGCGGAATGGGTAAAGGTTTTGCCTTAAGATGGTCACAAAATCATGACGTTATAATTGGCTCAAGAGATGCTACAAGAGCATCTGAATCAGCAGTAGAAATAACAAATATGGCAAAAGAAGCATTTGGGGAAATAAAAGGAACGATATCTGGAAACGACAATGTTTCTGTAGCAAAAGAAAGTGATGTCTTAATTTTATCAATTCCTTATGAAAATATTGATTCAGTATGTTCTGGAATTTTATCAGAAATTAAAGATAGTTGTGTAGTAGTATCACCTATTGTTCCAATGACAAAAACAGATGTTGGTTTTGAATGTGTTTCAATTAAAGACAACAAACCATTTTCATACAAACTAGTAGCTGATCATATGAAAGACAAATCAAAACTAGTATCAGCATTTCACGTAATTTCTGAGAAGAAATTGATTAATCCTACACTAGAATTAGATTATGATATCTTTGTTTGTGGAGATGATAAAGAATCAGTAGGAATTGTTAATACTCTAATTGATGAAATCAAAGGATTAAGATCAATTTACTTGGGACCAATTGAATTATCATACCTTGCAGAAATGTCCACGCCATTGCTACTAAATGCAATGATTAGAAATAAAATTAAAAATCCAGGCATCAAAATCATCTAA
- a CDS encoding aminotransferase class I/II-fold pyridoxal phosphate-dependent enzyme — translation MKVSKKVMGVEYAIRDIVLAARKVEQSGMDVDYLNIGDPVQFGFQPPDNVKQALINSINNGENYYSTSEGLLELRKEIAKKENLKGLSITADDVLITNGVSEGLDMVISSIVEEGDEVLLPGPYYPPYASYVRLHGGIPVEFSVDLNNSTPDIDDIKSKITSKTVAICLISPNNPTGVVFNENALKELVDIANEHNLYIICDEIYDQIIFDDKFVGIGKVAGDSPVIILNGFSKVHLMSGWRIGYIAFNQSPQLESLREHLPKLARVRIATSLPVQHAALESLRGPQNYINDFVSEMKKHRDLVVKRLNEMPGLSCPNPKGAFYAFPKIEDNRFGNDKEFVTKLLESKGVLTVHGSGFGEQYGTGHFRLVYLPSLEILDSAMNKIEEFVSQ, via the coding sequence TTGAAAGTTTCAAAAAAAGTTATGGGCGTTGAATATGCAATTCGAGATATTGTATTAGCTGCAAGAAAAGTTGAACAATCTGGCATGGATGTTGATTATCTAAATATTGGTGATCCAGTACAATTTGGATTTCAACCTCCTGATAATGTAAAACAAGCTTTGATCAATTCTATCAATAACGGTGAAAATTATTACTCCACATCAGAAGGTCTTTTAGAATTACGTAAGGAGATTGCAAAAAAAGAAAATCTAAAAGGACTTTCTATTACAGCTGATGATGTTTTAATTACAAATGGTGTATCTGAAGGACTTGATATGGTAATCTCTTCCATTGTTGAAGAAGGTGATGAAGTGCTTTTACCTGGACCGTATTATCCTCCATATGCTTCGTATGTTAGATTGCATGGTGGAATTCCTGTAGAATTTTCTGTAGACCTAAATAATTCAACACCAGATATTGATGATATTAAATCTAAAATTACATCTAAAACTGTTGCAATTTGTTTAATCAGTCCAAATAATCCTACGGGTGTTGTATTTAATGAAAATGCATTAAAGGAGTTAGTTGATATTGCTAATGAACACAATCTTTACATTATTTGTGATGAAATTTATGATCAAATAATTTTTGATGATAAATTTGTAGGAATTGGAAAGGTTGCTGGCGATTCTCCTGTCATTATTCTAAATGGATTTTCTAAAGTTCATCTAATGTCTGGATGGAGAATTGGTTATATTGCATTTAATCAATCTCCTCAACTTGAATCTCTACGTGAACATCTTCCAAAGCTTGCTAGGGTGAGAATTGCAACGAGTCTCCCAGTTCAACATGCAGCTTTAGAGTCTTTACGTGGACCACAAAATTATATCAATGATTTTGTTTCAGAAATGAAAAAACATCGAGATTTAGTTGTTAAACGACTTAATGAAATGCCAGGACTTTCTTGTCCAAATCCTAAGGGTGCATTTTATGCATTTCCCAAAATTGAGGATAATAGATTTGGTAATGATAAAGAATTTGTTACAAAATTATTAGAATCAAAAGGTGTTCTAACCGTTCATGGTTCTGGATTTGGGGAACAATATGGTACTGGACACTTTAGACTTGTTTATCTCCCAAGTCTTGAAATTTTAGATTCTGCAATGAATAAGATTGAAGAATTTGTTAGTCAATAA
- a CDS encoding cytochrome c oxidase subunit I yields MTLELQKPRPIWQIMFSTHHTDVGLLYLISSLTFLFLGGSLALGIRAELFLPGSQIIADAMTFNRIFTVHGTTLIFLFIIPFASAVGNYYVPIMVRYKDMAYPKLNAIAFWMIPPAGVLIWLGFADFTWYATPPYSIISAPGPAADMWIFGLKILGISSVLGALNFVVTILKCKHPDMSIGQIPLMAWSFLSSSLIIMVAIPTFAAALLMLLTDRLGVSGFFNPAMGGDPISYAHLFWFTFHPEVYVLVIPAIGMMYEIIPRFSRKPIYSYSSGVFAFVMLSIVGFSSWAHHMYATGMSFTEKTVFMVGTLAAVPASAMHVFNFVATMWNARIRFSTPMMWAVGGIALFFSAGAGGVVNSAMPLDFTTHDTYWVVGHFHLFVMGTIAFGSIGYLYYMFPYVTGRMYNETLGKIHFILSFIGTVLVFFTQHVLGLYGMPRRIYDYPPIPEWIAMNQIASVGAMIIGISMAVFLANMIHSAGKGKFADTDDPFGLGGKYYYPFEAKNPSH; encoded by the coding sequence ATGACTTTAGAATTACAAAAACCACGCCCTATTTGGCAAATTATGTTTTCAACACATCACACTGATGTCGGATTACTTTATCTTATCAGTTCATTAACATTCTTGTTCTTAGGTGGCTCATTAGCACTCGGAATTAGAGCTGAACTCTTCTTACCAGGATCTCAAATTATAGCAGACGCTATGACGTTTAACAGAATCTTTACTGTTCACGGAACAACTTTGATTTTCTTATTCATTATTCCATTTGCATCTGCAGTTGGTAACTACTATGTTCCAATTATGGTTAGATACAAGGACATGGCTTATCCAAAACTTAATGCAATAGCATTTTGGATGATTCCTCCAGCAGGAGTCCTTATTTGGTTAGGCTTTGCAGACTTTACTTGGTATGCAACACCACCATATTCTATAATTAGTGCTCCAGGTCCAGCAGCCGACATGTGGATATTTGGCTTAAAGATTTTGGGTATATCTTCAGTTTTAGGTGCTCTAAACTTTGTTGTAACAATTCTCAAATGTAAACATCCTGACATGTCAATTGGACAAATTCCATTAATGGCTTGGTCATTCCTATCATCTTCATTAATCATAATGGTTGCAATTCCAACATTTGCTGCAGCATTGTTGATGCTTCTAACAGATAGACTTGGAGTTAGTGGATTTTTCAATCCGGCAATGGGTGGTGACCCAATTTCATATGCACACTTGTTTTGGTTTACATTCCATCCTGAAGTATATGTTTTAGTAATTCCTGCAATCGGAATGATGTATGAAATCATTCCAAGATTTTCAAGAAAACCAATTTACAGTTACAGTTCTGGTGTATTTGCATTTGTTATGTTATCTATTGTCGGTTTCTCATCATGGGCTCACCATATGTATGCAACCGGAATGTCTTTCACTGAAAAAACAGTCTTTATGGTTGGAACATTAGCTGCTGTTCCAGCATCTGCAATGCACGTGTTCAACTTTGTTGCAACAATGTGGAATGCAAGAATTAGATTCTCTACACCAATGATGTGGGCAGTTGGAGGAATTGCATTATTCTTCTCTGCAGGTGCAGGTGGTGTAGTTAACAGTGCAATGCCATTAGACTTTACAACACACGATACATACTGGGTAGTTGGACACTTCCATCTCTTTGTAATGGGTACAATTGCATTTGGTTCAATTGGTTATCTCTACTACATGTTCCCATATGTTACTGGTAGAATGTACAATGAAACCTTAGGTAAAATCCACTTTATCCTATCTTTCATAGGAACTGTTCTAGTATTCTTTACACAACACGTACTTGGCTTGTATGGAATGCCAAGAAGAATTTATGATTATCCGCCAATTCCAGAATGGATTGCAATGAATCAAATAGCTTCTGTCGGTGCTATGATTATCGGTATCAGTATGGCAGTATTCTTAGCAAACATGATTCACAGCGCTGGAAAAGGAAAATTTGCAGACACAGACGATCCATTTGGTCTTGGAGGCAAATACTACTATCCATTTGAGGCAAAGAACCCATCACATTAG
- a CDS encoding COX15/CtaA family protein, with protein MAIQYLALSTLVVLYSLMFIGGYISASGLGLTCPEWPQCPNGFMPSEEYFVEWTHRLIAASVGILVISTMVASLINKNADVKIKITSSLATALVITQITLGALVIDLKLHAVLVSVHLGIGIFLFAMVLLTTLFAFRIAKMPMKAKI; from the coding sequence TTGGCAATTCAATATCTAGCATTATCAACTTTAGTAGTATTGTATTCATTGATGTTTATTGGTGGATACATTTCAGCTTCTGGACTTGGACTTACATGTCCTGAATGGCCTCAATGTCCAAATGGTTTCATGCCTTCAGAAGAATATTTTGTTGAATGGACTCACAGATTAATTGCAGCAAGTGTAGGCATTTTGGTAATCTCTACAATGGTTGCAAGTTTGATTAACAAAAATGCAGATGTAAAAATTAAGATTACTAGTTCCTTAGCAACAGCATTAGTAATTACACAAATTACTTTAGGTGCTTTAGTAATTGACTTAAAATTACACGCTGTTTTAGTTTCTGTTCATTTGGGAATTGGAATATTCTTATTCGCAATGGTATTGTTAACAACATTATTTGCATTCCGAATTGCAAAAATGCCTATGAAAGCTAAGATCTAA
- a CDS encoding PUA domain-containing protein, with protein sequence MEKFVKLQQSLDALFGRGTSKFLPKDLDIELSRKTGRIRTVSHKGKLLCTLRINGSLAISINFAQTLLQSKTFKENCIEVNKDAAPFVMEGRSVFCKHVTWCGKNVKVSSDTPVLFENQVIAVGKAILSSKMISDLNLGVAIKVRDSLKSRKEKIVV encoded by the coding sequence ATGGAAAAATTTGTTAAACTTCAACAATCACTTGACGCTCTATTTGGAAGGGGAACATCAAAATTTTTACCAAAAGATCTAGATATAGAATTATCCAGAAAAACTGGTAGAATTCGAACAGTTTCACACAAAGGAAAATTACTTTGTACTTTGAGAATAAATGGAAGTTTGGCAATTAGTATTAATTTTGCTCAGACATTGTTGCAAAGTAAAACATTCAAAGAAAATTGTATTGAAGTTAACAAGGATGCTGCTCCTTTTGTAATGGAAGGAAGATCCGTTTTTTGTAAACATGTTACTTGGTGCGGAAAAAATGTTAAAGTTTCATCTGACACTCCTGTATTATTTGAGAATCAAGTAATTGCAGTTGGTAAAGCAATTTTATCTTCAAAAATGATTTCTGATTTGAATTTGGGCGTAGCCATAAAAGTTAGAGATAGTTTAAAAAGTCGTAAGGAGAAGATAGTGGTATGA
- a CDS encoding acyl-CoA thioesterase codes for MSSENSIKSEKTPSESHAEVIVRMFPSDANPAGNVFGGEILKNIDMVAGIVAQRHSQSNAVTVSLDSVNFLKPVFVGNVLFLNARINYVHNSSMEIEVKAEAEDIVTGIRTITATAFVTFVALGKNGKPIPVPTLALKTDEDRIKFDEGKSRMERRLQNRQK; via the coding sequence ATGTCCTCAGAAAATTCTATAAAATCTGAAAAAACTCCATCTGAATCTCATGCTGAGGTAATTGTTAGAATGTTTCCTTCAGATGCAAATCCAGCTGGAAATGTGTTTGGTGGTGAAATTTTAAAAAATATTGATATGGTAGCAGGAATAGTTGCACAGCGACATTCTCAATCTAATGCAGTAACTGTGTCTTTAGACAGTGTAAATTTCTTGAAACCTGTTTTTGTTGGAAATGTACTTTTCTTAAATGCCCGAATTAATTATGTTCATAATTCTTCAATGGAAATTGAAGTTAAAGCAGAAGCTGAAGATATTGTAACTGGAATTAGAACTATTACTGCAACTGCTTTTGTAACATTTGTTGCACTTGGTAAAAATGGTAAGCCAATTCCTGTCCCAACTCTAGCTCTAAAAACAGATGAGGATCGTATAAAGTTCGATGAAGGGAAATCTAGAATGGAAAGACGATTACAAAATCGACAAAAATAG
- a CDS encoding histidine phosphatase family protein: MGQIIFLRHGQAKNNTERILSGRTPGVPLTDIGMTQAQQTAELLEHMNISAIYSSPIQRAKHTAEIVGKHNSIDVTIDDRLIELDMGKFTGVPYDEIFTSHGNVFMKFYNGELEIAHNGVETFADVKKRVASIVEEVIEKHPDENVVLVTHMDPIKAMLSTIVDLSPTNLFELIIANASLNLFREKDRKFSLSGINVMHPSRFDQNW, encoded by the coding sequence GTGGGCCAAATAATTTTTCTTAGACATGGTCAGGCAAAAAATAATACTGAAAGAATATTGTCTGGTAGAACTCCTGGAGTTCCATTAACCGATATAGGTATGACACAAGCTCAACAAACTGCTGAACTACTAGAACACATGAATATTTCTGCAATTTATTCAAGTCCAATTCAAAGAGCAAAACATACTGCTGAAATTGTTGGAAAACACAATTCAATTGATGTAACAATTGATGATCGTTTAATTGAACTTGATATGGGAAAATTTACTGGAGTTCCCTATGATGAAATTTTTACGAGTCATGGAAATGTCTTTATGAAATTCTACAATGGTGAATTAGAAATTGCTCATAATGGAGTGGAGACTTTTGCTGATGTAAAAAAACGAGTTGCATCAATAGTAGAAGAAGTAATTGAAAAACATCCTGATGAAAATGTCGTTTTAGTGACTCATATGGATCCAATCAAAGCAATGTTATCTACCATAGTTGATTTGTCCCCAACCAATCTATTTGAATTGATAATTGCAAATGCATCTCTGAATTTATTTAGAGAAAAAGATCGGAAATTCTCTCTATCTGGCATTAATGTGATGCATCCCTCTAGATTCGATCAGAATTGGTAA
- a CDS encoding pyridoxamine 5'-phosphate oxidase family protein, protein MNKRDEFLKTQKILRLSTIDKNNFPHITPVWYIFSGRKIYIGTDTKSQKIKNLEKNNHVSFCVDVGVNAPNIYGVMGQGIANIILEIPKAKKIAKKILLKYFKTLENKSAKQLLEDTDCIIEIIPQKYSKWSY, encoded by the coding sequence ATGAACAAAAGAGATGAATTTCTAAAAACACAAAAAATTTTACGATTATCTACTATTGATAAAAATAATTTTCCACATATTACGCCTGTCTGGTATATTTTTAGTGGGAGAAAAATCTACATTGGAACTGACACTAAAAGTCAAAAAATTAAAAATTTAGAAAAAAATAATCATGTATCATTTTGTGTAGATGTAGGAGTTAATGCTCCAAATATTTATGGAGTAATGGGACAAGGAATTGCAAATATTATTTTAGAAATACCAAAAGCAAAAAAAATTGCAAAAAAAATACTTTTGAAATATTTTAAAACATTAGAAAATAAATCAGCAAAACAATTACTAGAAGATACAGATTGTATTATAGAAATAATTCCACAAAAATATTCAAAATGGAGTTATTGA
- a CDS encoding zinc ribbon domain-containing protein — MQSLLDQVNILIKMKVGDPYRLEHIKLMLKQKRTVYGSDRAYLDHLIHDYIEQVKTQKKLAKIRGEDPYEEDSKTMVSEEDIEDEDEYDVVDEDEYDVVEMEHIYCWKCGKSIPVNSKFCLDCGSDIKNPEVKEDPVEKIPDKIPNEVIEKKSNNGNKKNILIVIGVLAILAVIGGAVVVNTGFDKTVSLDDDSVQPPTEVINETTESDVNTTSKCGAGTVFDDATNTCLLEGTQTTSKCGAGTVFDDATNTCLIP; from the coding sequence ATGCAGTCCTTACTTGATCAAGTTAATATTTTAATCAAAATGAAAGTGGGAGACCCATATAGATTAGAACATATCAAACTAATGCTAAAACAAAAAAGAACGGTATATGGTTCTGACAGAGCATATCTTGATCATTTAATTCATGATTATATTGAACAAGTCAAAACCCAAAAAAAATTAGCAAAAATTCGTGGCGAGGATCCCTATGAAGAAGATTCTAAAACCATGGTTTCTGAAGAGGATATTGAAGATGAAGATGAATATGATGTTGTAGATGAAGATGAATATGATGTTGTAGAGATGGAACACATTTACTGTTGGAAATGTGGTAAATCTATTCCTGTAAATTCTAAATTTTGTCTTGATTGTGGTAGCGATATAAAAAATCCTGAAGTAAAAGAAGATCCTGTTGAAAAAATACCTGACAAAATACCTAACGAGGTCATTGAAAAAAAATCTAACAATGGGAATAAAAAAAATATTCTCATAGTGATAGGTGTATTGGCAATTTTAGCTGTAATTGGTGGAGCAGTTGTTGTGAATACTGGATTTGACAAAACAGTTTCTTTAGATGATGATTCTGTACAGCCACCAACAGAAGTGATTAATGAAACGACAGAATCTGATGTTAACACTACTTCCAAATGTGGAGCTGGAACTGTATTTGATGACGCAACAAACACCTGTCTTTTAGAAGGCACTCAAACTACTTCCAAATGTGGAGCTGGAACTGTATTTGATGACGCAACAAACACCTGTCTAATTCCATAA
- a CDS encoding plastocyanin/azurin family copper-binding protein — translation MSQEHPTEYYRTTNSRVGKMLAIMLAICIVGGVIFFSMWDYWISEPPHVISVMAGDVDHSGPAEATGITITQDLQFLESADFRSLTFNAMIDEPGVNPTIEMSVGDKVVFNVVNDGMSFHAFGVTKDTEGFAGIIPGSEVAAPTNPLKPGESGTAEFIAGEEGTYYYICTVPGHRDQGMVGEIIVSGSSGPAVAADPTGVSHEFTLDFVESDDFRTLAFNALPGEEGNNPTIVVNSGDEVTITSVNAGMSFHAFGVVSNPDDFNSVIFDSAIAAATNPLKPGESGSTTFIAGAPGTYHYICTVPGHALQGMIGEFIVE, via the coding sequence ATGAGTCAAGAACACCCTACCGAATACTATAGAACAACTAATTCAAGAGTTGGAAAGATGCTAGCTATAATGTTAGCAATTTGTATTGTTGGTGGTGTTATATTTTTCTCAATGTGGGATTATTGGATTTCAGAGCCACCTCATGTAATTTCAGTAATGGCAGGAGATGTTGATCATTCAGGACCTGCAGAAGCAACCGGAATTACAATTACACAAGATCTTCAATTTCTTGAATCAGCTGACTTTAGGTCTTTGACATTTAATGCAATGATAGATGAACCCGGGGTTAACCCAACAATTGAGATGAGTGTTGGTGACAAAGTAGTCTTTAATGTTGTAAATGATGGAATGTCCTTCCATGCATTTGGTGTCACAAAAGATACTGAAGGCTTTGCCGGAATAATTCCTGGAAGTGAAGTTGCAGCACCAACCAATCCACTAAAACCTGGAGAATCTGGTACTGCTGAATTCATTGCAGGTGAAGAAGGAACTTACTATTACATTTGTACAGTTCCAGGACATAGAGATCAAGGAATGGTTGGTGAAATTATTGTATCAGGCTCTAGTGGACCAGCAGTCGCAGCAGATCCAACAGGAGTATCTCATGAGTTTACATTAGACTTTGTAGAATCTGACGATTTCAGAACTTTAGCATTTAACGCATTACCTGGAGAAGAAGGCAATAATCCAACAATTGTTGTAAATTCTGGTGATGAAGTTACAATTACTTCAGTCAATGCTGGAATGTCCTTCCATGCATTTGGCGTGGTTTCAAATCCTGATGATTTTAACAGTGTAATTTTTGATTCAGCTATTGCAGCAGCAACCAATCCACTAAAACCTGGTGAATCTGGCAGTACTACATTTATTGCTGGTGCTCCCGGAACCTACCACTACATTTGTACAGTTCCTGGCCATGCATTACAAGGAATGATAGGCGAATTTATCGTAGAATAA
- a CDS encoding UbiD family decarboxylase, which yields MSDLRDYISKVKKIKELKTIKTKVSTKYEIAGVTAKVDQSHAVLFENIKESDFRLVSNLVGTRKRFALAVGGTENNIHQKVISAIKNSKAPKIVPTGKFMENKSKNINLMPVVTHFEKESGPFITSSVAYAKNPETGKQNSSFHRMMPIDKTHLSIRMVEGRHLHRCFIDAKEHGEDLKIAITVGVHPAISIAGAYQFDWGKDEIDIANSLLGGKLTLAKLPFSGLNVPSGSEIVMEGKILRDKVHPEWMVEMLQTYDHKRSQPIFEIENLYFRNNPIFHDVLSGYGEHRLLMGMPIESKLNGELKKAFSQVKQVSMTNGGSNWLHAVVQIKKKTESDAKKIIKKTFESHRSLKQVTVVDEDIDPNSAESVEYAMATRFQADKDLVIIKNVRGSSLDPSSDQKKLQTAKMGIDATRSTSKRPEGFEMAKIPKIDKINLKKYFK from the coding sequence ATGAGTGATTTAAGAGATTACATTTCCAAAGTTAAAAAAATTAAAGAACTTAAAACCATTAAAACCAAAGTTTCAACTAAATATGAAATTGCTGGTGTTACAGCAAAAGTAGATCAATCACATGCAGTATTATTTGAAAATATCAAAGAAAGTGATTTTAGACTAGTATCTAATTTAGTTGGAACTCGAAAAAGATTTGCTTTGGCAGTTGGTGGCACGGAAAATAACATACATCAAAAAGTAATTTCAGCAATAAAAAACTCAAAAGCACCAAAAATCGTGCCTACTGGAAAATTCATGGAAAATAAGTCAAAAAATATCAATTTAATGCCTGTTGTGACTCATTTTGAAAAGGAATCAGGACCTTTCATTACTTCTTCAGTGGCTTATGCAAAAAACCCTGAAACAGGAAAACAAAACTCATCATTTCACAGGATGATGCCTATTGACAAAACACATCTATCAATTAGAATGGTTGAAGGTCGTCACTTACATCGATGCTTTATTGATGCAAAAGAACATGGTGAGGATCTTAAAATTGCAATTACTGTTGGTGTCCATCCTGCAATCTCAATTGCTGGTGCTTATCAATTTGATTGGGGTAAGGATGAAATTGATATTGCAAATTCTTTATTGGGTGGAAAATTAACTTTAGCAAAACTTCCATTTTCTGGATTGAATGTACCGTCTGGTTCAGAAATTGTAATGGAGGGAAAAATTTTGCGTGATAAAGTTCATCCTGAATGGATGGTTGAAATGCTTCAGACTTATGATCATAAAAGATCACAACCAATTTTTGAAATTGAGAATTTGTATTTTAGAAATAATCCTATATTCCATGATGTTTTATCAGGTTATGGCGAACACAGATTGTTGATGGGAATGCCCATTGAATCTAAACTAAATGGGGAATTGAAAAAGGCTTTCTCACAGGTAAAACAGGTGTCTATGACAAATGGTGGTTCAAATTGGTTACATGCTGTTGTACAAATTAAAAAGAAAACAGAATCTGATGCTAAAAAAATTATTAAAAAAACATTTGAATCTCATCGCTCATTAAAACAAGTGACTGTAGTTGATGAGGATATTGATCCAAACAGTGCTGAATCTGTTGAATATGCGATGGCAACAAGATTTCAGGCTGATAAGGATTTGGTAATTATTAAGAATGTGCGTGGTTCTAGTCTTGATCCTTCCAGTGATCAAAAGAAATTACAAACTGCCAAAATGGGCATTGATGCAACCCGTTCTACTTCTAAACGTCCCGAAGGATTTGAGATGGCCAAAATACCTAAAATTGATAAAATTAACCTGAAAAAATATTTCAAATAA
- a CDS encoding heme transporter CcmC, with protein MKFIFGFLLIMAVLVGLPAVDFAFAAGEEPGEYLDRRVLIWNLFYKMMTVAFITGSVVSGTIIWQVWRFRESHPKAKPTRYEGTDW; from the coding sequence ATGAAATTCATATTTGGATTCCTATTGATAATGGCTGTTTTAGTAGGCCTACCAGCTGTAGATTTTGCATTTGCAGCAGGTGAAGAACCTGGTGAATACCTTGATCGTAGAGTCCTAATTTGGAATTTATTTTATAAAATGATGACTGTGGCATTTATCACTGGTTCAGTTGTTTCTGGTACAATTATCTGGCAAGTTTGGAGATTTAGAGAATCCCATCCAAAAGCAAAACCAACTCGTTATGAGGGGACTGACTGGTAG
- a CDS encoding nascent polypeptide-associated complex protein has translation MMRGGNREMRRMMDKMGLDMNELSNVQEVIIKTDKKEIIISKPSVTEMKAKDSSIFTVTADSYEEAELEVPIYSDDDIQLVSQQAGVDEEKAKSALEEAKGDLARAILLLTSG, from the coding sequence ATGATGCGAGGAGGTAACCGCGAAATGCGAAGAATGATGGACAAGATGGGTCTTGACATGAATGAATTATCAAATGTACAAGAAGTTATTATTAAAACTGACAAAAAAGAGATTATCATTTCAAAGCCTTCAGTGACTGAAATGAAAGCAAAAGATAGTTCCATCTTTACTGTAACTGCAGACAGCTATGAGGAAGCTGAATTAGAAGTTCCAATTTACTCTGATGATGATATTCAATTAGTCAGCCAACAAGCAGGTGTCGATGAAGAAAAGGCAAAAAGTGCTTTAGAAGAGGCCAAAGGCGATCTAGCCAGAGCAATTTTGCTTCTCACATCTGGATAA